The following coding sequences are from one Salvia hispanica cultivar TCC Black 2014 chromosome 3, UniMelb_Shisp_WGS_1.0, whole genome shotgun sequence window:
- the LOC125216045 gene encoding putative cell wall protein: MASSTSFFLFFLLVSCLALEAAAGREVPPTDSKLSFDGSVWIPGLGRYMIPKKGSKSLDYNPITGSPGGNGLSIPGFGGSTGGRNYIPGGDDTFVPNPGTEVPVSGGGGIPVPSNP; the protein is encoded by the coding sequence ATGGCTTCTTCAACctccttcttcctcttcttcctcctcgtCTCGTGCCTGGCCCTCGAGGCGGCCGCAGGGCGCGAGGTCCCGCCGACGGACTCCAAGTTGTCCTTTGACGGCTCTGTGTGGATCCCGGGCCTCGGCCGTTACATGATTCCCAAGAAAGGCTCCAAGTCCTTGGACTACAACCCCATCACTGGATCCCCGGGAGGGAACGGTTTGTCCATCCCTGGGTTTGGGGGATCGACCGGAGGTCGCAACTACATCCCCGGTGGAGACGACACATTCGTGCCCAACCCTGGCACGGAGGTGCCTGTCTCTGGCGGCGGAGGGATCCCCGTACCATCCAACCCTTGA